One window of the Corticium candelabrum chromosome 7, ooCorCand1.1, whole genome shotgun sequence genome contains the following:
- the LOC134181816 gene encoding zinc finger MYM-type protein 1-like: MESKKSGMTLIDFGFKTSRQQAESTLRDEDDVFQEKVEGEGKVRYYRRMVKVETLEQRTAANVYLTGHMISKVRLLLRSNQMQSQTLRQVMWNCVKANQPTSTKALTVSRSLEKVKVKKPPNIGAMLDKNCKQQQRSRQQMLLKQLSSLKYLTCQGLAIRGHIDKEENLFQLLKLRADDDLELQRWLTEAEYMSPKIVNKQIQFMALSLLRSLLSEIQSVPWFSVLADETTDISFHEQMCVVIRWINDDHDILEEPVGLMEVPKADAETLTSSLKDVLIRCVLPLDQCRGQAYDGAANMSGRLREVAARIRNEQPKALHVHCLAHCLNLCLQDTARICTIVRDTLQLVIEVVNIIKYSPKRSSFFHTVKSQLSPMANDLRPLCPTRWTVRSSSISAVLANYSTLSSVLEQINETGKDEYAVKAGGLAKQLQTFNVYFGLKLCQLVFDPTEQLSRTLQGRDTTIQEAKQAALIIKDYLTNKRTDTCFSKFHDRVARDAQSLTDDPVFQGSNFSVVVDMEQMVLSASNREPFTVSQHFRDLYQGDFDMGRLDTHLKMLLDIIQRYGEITGVPLKKVTNIRTVCQAMKETPGATALCSEIHRFLKLFHIIPATTSTAERTFSALRRIKTYLRSSMTQERLNHLLLHCHKERTDQLDLQQLAKTFLGANERRRHFLELWRCSATNSPQIEGRRRKGQLAEMEATMGILRSGICIEDTAQRLLPEQDRKDIDTILKVLEDHVMGLVNTTYERVL, from the exons ATGGAGAGTAAGAAATCAGGGATGACTTTGATTGATTTTGGCTTCAAGACTAGCAGGCAGCAAGCGGAGAGTACTTTACGCGACGAGGATGATGTCTTTCAAGAGAAAGTCGAAGGAGAGGGAAAAGTGAGGTACTACCGGAGGATGGTAAAAGTGGAGACACTGGAACAAAGAACTGCCGCCAACGTGTACTTGACCGGTCACATGATATCGAAGGTGAGGCTGCTGCTCCGTTCCAACCAGATGCAAAGTCAGACTCTGAGGCAAGTGATGTGGAA TTGTGTAAAAGCAAATCAACCTACATCTACCAAGGCGCTGACTGTGAGTAGGAGCCTGGAAAAGGTAAAG GTAAAGAAACCACCAAATATCGGTGCAATGCTTGACAAGAACTGTAAGCAGCAGCAACGGTCTCGACAACAAATGCTGCTAAAGCAGCTTTCTTCCCTGAAATATCTTACCTGCCAGGGTTTAGCCATTAGGGGTCACATAGACAAAGAAGAAAACCTCTTTCAATTGCTCAAGCTGCGTGCTGATGATGATCTTGAGCTACAACGGTGGTTGACAGAGGCCGAATACATGTCTCCAAAGATAGTTAATAAGCAAATACAGTTTATGGCTCTGAGCCTGCTCCGGAGCCTCTTGTCAGAAATTCAGTCAGTCCCATGGTTTTCTGTTCTTGCTGACGAAACAACAGACATATCATTTCACGAGCAAATGTGCGTAGTCATCAGATGGATTAATGATGACCATGACATTCTAGAAGAGCCAGTCGGGCTGATGGAAGTTCCAAAAGCGGATGCTGAGACGTTGACCAGTAGTTTGAAAGACGTTCTCATTCGCTGTGTACTCCCACTTGATCAATGTAGAGGGCAAGCGTATGACGGTGCTGCCAACATGTCTGGGCGTCTCCGTGAAGTCGCTGCTCGGATACGGAATGAACAGCCAAAAGCACTTCATGTGCACTGCCTTGCACACTGCTTGAATCTCTGCTTGCAAGACACCGCTCGTATCTGTACAATAGTTCGTGACACTCTGCAATTGGTCATAGAGGTGGTCAATATAATCAAGTATTCTCCAAAACGGTCTAGTTTCTTTCATACTGTCAAATCACAGCTCTCTCCTATGGCAAATGACCTAAGGCCGCTTTGTCCAACACGATGGACAGTTCGGAGTTCCTCGATAAGTGCTGTATTGGCTAACTACAGCACTCTTTCTTCAGTACTGGAGCAAATCAACGAAACCGGTAAAGATGAGTACGCAGTTAAAGCTGGTGGTCTTGCCAAGCAACTACAGACTTTCAACGTCTATTTTGGTTTAAAGCTGTGCCAATTAGTATTCGATCCAACTGAGCAACTCTCCAGGACTCTGCAAGGACGGGATACAACAATTCAAGAagccaaacaagcagctctaATAATCAAGGATTACTTGACGAACAAGAGAACGGATACTTGTTTCAGCAAATTCCATGACCGTGTCGCAAGAGATGCCCAAAGCCTAACAGATGATCCTGTTTTCCAAGGCAGC AACTTTTCTGTAGTAGTAGATATGGAACAAATGGTGTTGTCTGCATCAAATAGGGAACCCTTTACTGTGAGTCAACACTTCCGAGATCTATATCAGGGAGATTTTGACATGGGAAGGTTGGATACCCACCTCAAGATGCTACTAGACATTATCCAACGGTATGGTGAAATTACCGGAGTACCATTGAAGAAAGTGACAAATATCCGCACAGTTTGCCAAGCCATGAAGGAAACACCTGGTGCTACAGCACTCTGCTCCGAAATACACAGGTTTCTAAAATTGTTCCATATAATACCAGCGACCACCTCAACTGCAGAGAGAACATTTTCAGCTCTGCGGAGGATAAAGACTTACCTACGATCATCTATGACACAGGAGAGGTTGAATCATCTTCTACTTCACTGCCACAAGGAAAGAACTGATCAACTAGACTTGCAACAACTTGCTAAGACATTTCTAGGAGCAAATGAAAGACGACGGCATTTTTTGGAACTCt
- the LOC134181817 gene encoding uncharacterized protein K02A2.6-like, which yields MTAKEIARATQLNVVTRRTYQYARYGWTARDVDQSLQPFAKRANELSIKGGCVLWGNRVIISEELRMTVLAQIHEGHLRTSKMKALARSYVWWPNLDRDIEDLARSCEQYQNQKSRPRKQYLLIVDAFSKWLEVHKLGIHATTGQTIEAMRKSFSCHGLPQRLVTDNGPQFRAQDFKAFMEANGIKHQLTPPYHSASNGQVERMVQELKESLKDRPAGISISHQVSSFLLHGRTTPHTATSKTPAELLIKQIQELSYLCCAQRWLVGTVEQQLGPTNYLVNVEEHSRDRGGRDTSPVIPVKETGQVVETQSTQHKDQDEESTLISKETLSPPEDHEIETPRRHPKRQNRQPPARYPEQ from the exons ATGACCGCCAAAGAGATTGCAAGGGCAACCCAACTGAATGTGGTGACAAGGAGAACATATCAATATGCTCGATACGGATGGACTGCCAGAGATGTAGACCAATCCTTACAACCATTTGCTAAACGTGCTAATGAGCTCTCGATTAAAGGTGGCTGCGTATTGTGGGGCAACAGAGTTATCATCTCAGAGGAATTGAGAATGACTGTATTAGCGCAGATACATGAGGGTCATCTGAGGACCAGCAAAATGAAGGCCTTAGCCAGAAGTTATGTGTGGTGGCCAAATCTGGACAGGGATATAGAAGATTTGGCAAGATCATGTGAACAGTACCAAAACCAGAAGAGTAGACCAA GGAAGCAGTATCTACTTATTGTAGATGCCTTCTCTAAATGGCTGGAAGTTCACAAACTAGGTATACATGCTACTACAGGGCAGACAATTGAAGCTATGCGAAAAAGCTTTTCTTGTCATGGGTTGCCACAGCGACTTGTAACCGACAACGGGCCTCAGTTTAGGGCACAAGACTTCAAGGCGTTTATGGAGGCCAATGGAATCAAGCATCAACTGACTCCACCCTACCATTCTGCATCTAACGGACAGGTAGAGCGAATGGTACAAGAGTTGAAAGAGAGCTTGAAGGATCGACCAGCGGGAATATCGATAAGTCATCAAGTGTCTTCGTTCCTTCTACACGGTCGTACGACACCACATACTGCAACAAGCAAAACTCCTGCCGAGCTGTTGATCAAACAAATACAAGAACTAAGTTATCTTTGTTGCGCCCAGAG GTGGTTGGTGGGAACCGTTGAACAACAGCTAGGACCAACCAACTATTTAGTGAATGTGGAAGAACATTCCAG AGATAGAGGTGGAAGAGATACCAGTCCAGTCATTCCTGTGAAAGAGACAGGACAAGTAGTTGAAACTCAATCTACTCAACACAAGGACCAAGATGAGGAGTCTACCTTGATCTCCAAGGAAACGTTATCACCTCCAGAAGACCACGAGATTGAGACTCCCAGACGACATCCaaagagacaaaacagacaaccacCAGCAAGATATCCTGAACAATAG